GCTACTACTAGCAACATCTTATATTGACTGTTGCTCAGTTTTAATAGTGACGCACCTAAATTTATTAGCTGCTGAATATGAGTTAAATTTCTGTTGATATATTGCAGTTGCTTTCTGATAGCTTTCCTTCTTTCTTTAACTGTTGGTTTTCTTTTCTTGGCTACTGCTAAATAATCCTTTCTTGCTTTGTTTCTGTAGGTTCTTGGTTTGTTGATATTTCTTACTAATAAGGACTTATATAATGTATCTATGATTGTTTCTGTTTGCTTTCTGGCTTGATTTAATAATCCTAAATCTGTCGGATAACTTATGTCTGCTGGCGCACAACTAGCATCTAATATTAATTTTCCTCTATTGGCTGGCTTACTTTTTGAATCCTCGACCTCTGGCTTTTTTGCTCTTACTTCTACCTCCTGTTTATTTTCTAACATCTTCCTGACTATTTCTTGATTGATTTTATTGACTAATTCTATATCTATCCTTTCTCTAAAATGAACTAGCATTGACGGGTCAAATGCAGATTCATTACTATATGCTGACATTCCTATAAAGTATTGCAGATACGGGTTCTCCCGAATTTGTTCTACTGTCTCTCTGTCACTTATTCCTAATTTTTCTTTAATTATTAATGCTCCCAACGCCATTCTAAATGTTTTGGCTGGCGCTCCCATTCTTGCTGAAAATATTTCTGCGTACTCTGCTTCAAATTTTGACCAAGGTATCATGTTCGCCATGATTACCCATCGGTTATCTGACGCTAGTTTTCCCCCAAAGGGTAGTTCAAAGTTTTCTGCTGCTTTTTCTTGCTTTTGCGCTCTTCGATACATTTTAACGCAACTTGCTACAAGGATTTTTACTTATCTTACCCTTTTTCTTTTCACCTTATTTTTCTTTCCTGACCCTGAAACTCTTCATTCTGCTATCTTTCGCCCTTATTCAGCCAGCCCTAAATATCAATGTTTTGCAGAAGTCATACAAGTGCTGGGAAAAGATTATATTTTGTGTGCTATTGCTAGTGATTTTGAAAAAGAATGGTCTATTAGTTCTAGAGATAAGGTTCATCAAACCACAGCTATTACCTACGCTTTCTTACGCCGTCCCAAGGCAATAATCATTTATAAACCTGGAGCCACCCCTCAAGAATTACTTGATTCACACTTGGAACTACGACAAAAAATGATACGTAATTTAAATATAGAATTACTACCTCTTACTTCTCTTGAAGATTATTTTGAGGGAAGTAGAAAATATAGAATCGAGCAAAAGCAAAGACTGTGGCGTAAAAGTATAATATTTGGCATGGTAGAGATGTGGCTTTTCTCCCTAAAGTCTCCAGAGCAAAAGTATCAATGGTTTGGAGATTATGCTCGGTTAGCCAGAAAGCAATAATCACTTTATAGCTCATTAAGGTATAACTCAAAGAGAATAAATTATGGGGTAAGTATTCAGCCTCATGCTTTATACTCACTTATAATTACTCAATGTGGAATACTCGATATTCACTTGGTAATGTGTGAGGTCTTATAGACGATGGCTGGACTGGTACTATTATCTTTAGCTATTCTTTGGGGAATTTTTCACAATCCTGAGCGAGATTGGCGTAGTTCTGTCTTATCAGCAGCAGTTTCCTGGGGTATAATACTAACTCTAACCACAGAAATTTTAAGCATTTTCCGACTAATAACATTTGGCTGGGTGTTAGCTTTGTGGCTGTTGATTAATTTTACCTTGGGATGGGTTTATTATCGCCTGATTAAATTAGGAAAGCGATCGCTCCATTTACCAACCATACCTCAAATAACTCCAATCTCACTAGTTTTATTAGCTGGAGTAGCTTTTATTGTTACCACTGTCACTATAATTGCGATCGTTGCACCGCCCAATAACTGGGATTCCATGACTTATCACATGGCGCGTGTCGTGCATTGGATACAAAATCGTAGTCTAGCTCATTATCCTACCTACTATTCTGCCCAATTAGTCCACCCACCTTTTGCAGAAATTGCTATCTTACATCTTCAAATTCTCAGTGGTGGAGATAGGTTTGCTAATTTAGTGCAAGTGTTTAGCATGATTGGCAGTATTATCGGTGCATCCTTAATTGCTAAACAATTAGGCGCAGATAAACGAGGACAGATTTTTGCTACTGTTTTCTGTGCAACTCTACCAATGGGTATCCTTCAGAGTTCTAGTACACAAAACGATTATGTAGTTTGTTTTTGGTTAGTGTGTTTAGCCCATTTTGTACTTTTAACTTTACCTTATAAAAATCCGCCTACACACTTAGTTTTAAGTATTGGTGCAAGTTGTGGATTAGCAATTTTCACTAAGAGTTCTGGTTATATTTTTGCTTTTCCTTTTATGGTTTGGCTTTTTGTTTGGTATATTAACCAGATGCGGTGGAAAATGTGGAAACCAGCCGTGATTGTGGCGGCTATTTTCTTTAGCTTAAATATCGGTCATTATCTACGTAATTTTGATTTATATGGCAATCCTATAGCAACAGCAGAATATTCTGTAGAATACAAAATAGAAATATACAGCTTACCCACCTTCATTTCTAATATTATTAGAAATCTTTCACTTCATAATGATATAGTAAGGCATTTAGGACTACAAGGTTTCATTACACCATTCACAGGTGTACTCACAAAGTTAGTTAAAATAATTCATGGTTTTTTGGGTGTAAATATGACCGACTCTCGGATCACACACCCGCCAAATTCTTATAATGGTGTACCAGGACTTTCCTTTGATGAAAACGTTGCTGGTAATCCCTTACATTTATTGTTGATTTTAATTGCCATAGCTATTTTTATTTTTTACGGAAAGCTAAGAAATAATAAAAAACTACTTGCTTATATAGTAGCTGTCACGGCTGGATTTTTGTTGTTATGTTGGATGCTAAAACTGCAACCATATCAAAGTCGTCATCATCTTTCATTATTCGTACTTTCTGGCGCTTTTGTCGGCACAGTCTTATGCAATATTTGGAACCGTTATCTAATTACTTTTTTAGCAGTGATATTATTGGTCACATCAATGCAGTTTGTATTTAACAACAAATACAGACCTATT
Above is a genomic segment from Nostoc sp. MS1 containing:
- a CDS encoding IS5 family transposase, which codes for MYRRAQKQEKAAENFELPFGGKLASDNRWVIMANMIPWSKFEAEYAEIFSARMGAPAKTFRMALGALIIKEKLGISDRETVEQIRENPYLQYFIGMSAYSNESAFDPSMLVHFRERIDIELVNKINQEIVRKMLENKQEVEVRAKKPEVEDSKSKPANRGKLILDASCAPADISYPTDLGLLNQARKQTETIIDTLYKSLLVRNINKPRTYRNKARKDYLAVAKKRKPTVKERRKAIRKQLQYINRNLTHIQQLINLGASLLKLSNSQYKMLLVVAEVYRQQLWLYENQKISIQDRIVSLNQPHIRPIIRGKAGRTVEFGAKFSASYYDGYVFLDHISWDNFNESGDLKSQVEAYKNYTGYYPESVHVDKIYRTRENRAWCQERGIRISGPPLGRPPQNVSPEKKKQAAYDERIRNCIEGKFGQGKRRFSLGRVMAKLPHTSFTAIAITFLVMNLSTLLLRLFCVFFCLFFKTESFFTSSIIETDISLNLKQQKLIFFLD
- a CDS encoding ArnT family glycosyltransferase, with protein sequence MAGLVLLSLAILWGIFHNPERDWRSSVLSAAVSWGIILTLTTEILSIFRLITFGWVLALWLLINFTLGWVYYRLIKLGKRSLHLPTIPQITPISLVLLAGVAFIVTTVTIIAIVAPPNNWDSMTYHMARVVHWIQNRSLAHYPTYYSAQLVHPPFAEIAILHLQILSGGDRFANLVQVFSMIGSIIGASLIAKQLGADKRGQIFATVFCATLPMGILQSSSTQNDYVVCFWLVCLAHFVLLTLPYKNPPTHLVLSIGASCGLAIFTKSSGYIFAFPFMVWLFVWYINQMRWKMWKPAVIVAAIFFSLNIGHYLRNFDLYGNPIATAEYSVEYKIEIYSLPTFISNIIRNLSLHNDIVRHLGLQGFITPFTGVLTKLVKIIHGFLGVNMTDSRITHPPNSYNGVPGLSFDENVAGNPLHLLLILIAIAIFIFYGKLRNNKKLLAYIVAVTAGFLLLCWMLKLQPYQSRHHLSLFVLSGAFVGTVLCNIWNRYLITFLAVILLVTSMQFVFNNKYRPIAATNNIFNTSRNELYFTNRPQLIKPFFEATEFIKTTTCADVGLSLGAEKTPSAQYWEYPIWILLKNNNNQVIKFGHILNPANLSAVKYQVYPYNQFKPCAILAIRPGKEPPVEAMNFKNRQYIKAWTSNPITVLLLNPS